A genomic region of Actinomycetes bacterium contains the following coding sequences:
- the nadA gene encoding quinolinate synthase NadA, with the protein MLRLQIGLPTEYSEASPEELAERIAAAKETLGDRVFVLGHHYQRDEVMRWADARGDSFGLSRLAQQRPQADYIVFCGVHFMAESADILTGDHQQVVLPDLNAGCSMADMADIESVEDAWEQIAEVTGIESVLPITYMNSSADLKAFVGRHGGAVCTSSNARAVLEWALNDPEGPQAKQVLFFPDQHLGRNTGFDMGFTEADMAVWDPRHDLGDLEEAELKEATFLLWKGHCSVHQRFRPEHVDAFRAEHPAGTVVAPPERRPEAGAMADPVGSPAGRPKAVAA; encoded by the coding sequence GGCTTGCCCACCGAATACAGCGAAGCCTCGCCCGAGGAACTGGCTGAACGAATCGCCGCGGCCAAGGAGACACTCGGAGACAGAGTCTTCGTCCTGGGCCACCACTACCAGCGAGACGAGGTCATGCGCTGGGCCGACGCCCGCGGGGACAGCTTCGGACTGTCGCGCCTGGCCCAGCAGCGACCCCAGGCCGACTACATCGTGTTCTGCGGTGTGCACTTCATGGCCGAGTCGGCCGACATTCTGACCGGCGACCACCAGCAGGTGGTGCTGCCCGACCTGAATGCGGGCTGCTCGATGGCCGACATGGCCGACATCGAATCCGTCGAGGATGCCTGGGAGCAGATAGCCGAGGTGACCGGCATCGAGTCGGTGCTGCCCATCACCTACATGAACTCATCGGCCGACCTGAAGGCCTTCGTGGGGCGACACGGCGGCGCGGTGTGCACGTCTTCGAATGCCCGCGCCGTACTCGAGTGGGCGCTCAACGACCCCGAGGGTCCGCAGGCCAAGCAGGTGCTCTTCTTCCCTGACCAGCATCTCGGTCGCAACACCGGTTTCGACATGGGCTTCACCGAGGCGGACATGGCCGTGTGGGACCCGCGCCACGACCTCGGCGACCTCGAGGAGGCCGAGCTCAAGGAAGCTACGTTCCTACTCTGGAAGGGTCACTGCTCGGTCCACCAGCGCTTCCGTCCGGAGCACGTGGACGCGTTCCGCGCCGAGCATCCCGCCGGCACCGTGGTCGCTCCCCCCGAGCGCCGCCCCGAGGCGGGCGCCATGGCCGACCCGGTCGGCTCCCCCGCCGGCCGCCCCAAGGCCGTCGCGGCCC